Genomic window (Ananas comosus cultivar F153 linkage group 1, ASM154086v1, whole genome shotgun sequence):
ggttatctgaagttttttgtatataatttaacgaaatattaacgaaaaagcgtccgaaaagataaaaatgaaaccacagggggtaaattgatacgttttaaaccacatggtagcaaagtgaaaatgcacgaaaccacaggaggggtttttgaagttttccctttattaaTTAATCGGACTATAtacgattttctttttttttttccaacctcACCTCGCCGTAAATTAACCCCCTACTAATATTCGAAAAGATCGAAAAATCAAACTCACTAAATACGTGGTCGAATCCCGCCATATAAAAAATCCTCCgggataaaattaatttgattttaattttcttttcagttACGAAGAAAATATTTCCAGAAAATGAAAGATAATGAAATGCGATCGCCACGTAATATGCTGACCGTACGAACGGACACAACTGGGCCCCACAATGGAGTCAACTTATGGTAATAAAGACGTCCACGTGGACACTGATTACACGTCTCCTTCTCATCCGACTACACGTCACCACGGCGCTGTCCACAGCTGCGAAAATCTCTAATCTCTAATCTAAATTGCTTTCACTTTGTACCCTACAACCAACCAGAAGGCGCCACGTCGCCCCGGAGGAGGATATACGTGTCGTTAGAAGTGGTCGCACCCACGCTGGGCCCTCCACGTGTGTAGCTAAGAGGAAGGCGACGCCAACGAGGTCCCGAGGCCACATGGCCTTGCGCGGCGCCACGTGCTACCGCGCCAAGCTCTTAGGTGCCAGGTAATGCTTCGCACGCGTGAACCTTGTATCGACACGCGTCACGCTTACGGCGTCGAGCGAGACATGGGCCACGTGGGCTCGTGCATGCACCGGGGGATGTTGCCCCCGATAAAAACCTGGCTGTTTCTGGTGAATATTATTTTTCCTGGACCCTGTGCACCAACTCAGTCGTACACTGAAAATATCTCTAGTTTACAATAGTTAAAAGAAATTCTACGTAAACCCGGCCCTCAAACTTCACGCGCTCTAGAAGAGCACGCTCCAAAACCTTATGattttcattttatatatagactctcattttaaattatttaatattgaattaaatttttaacttttatgtaCGAAATTTTTGCTAAGTtaattacatacatatataggcaaaattattattcaagGCTTTGAGAGTATTATACTTAtataattatagaaaatttattattaattttatgtagTCGCAGCTAAAGGAGATAAGAgcattttcataaaaaaaaatgctacatatacacttatatttaaatataaatattacacaCACACTTGTTCTAATATTCGTAAGAATATTTTAGTGAAAATTTTTTGACAAAACTAGAAAAAGGAttcacaaaatttttaataaatagcaTCTAAATAATCTAGCTTGAAATAGATGaggtatatattatataaataacattACTATACCTAtaataatctaaaattaaaagtgatacatttatttattatttaagaagCTTGTAGGTGTGGATGGtgattagtttattattttctacaaagaccgaaaatttttaaaaaatagagaggGTGGGTGGATGCATTGGGCAATCTATGGGTGACATGGTGAACCAGGTTCATAGATAGTTTCTTTACTCCCCTTGCTGACGTGGTGCAACCTATGCACGTGTCGCTTAGCCAAATGAAGAGTGTACAGTGTTTGGTGTTCCGTACTTTTGACGTGATGGATAACGTAGCCGGCGCGTTCCACGTTACGTAACAAAAACGAGGGAAACGCATCCTGATAGTGAGCGAGGCACACGCCGGAGGTGCTACGTGTCAAGCGAGCGGGGGCCCTACCTCCCGGATGGAGACACGTGGCAGATCCTCCCGCGACGGGTGGTTGATGACGGTGCGTTTCGGCTCGGATCTCCCGAGGCTCCCTCGCTCACCCCTATAAAGCGCAGCGTCTCCACCACCCTCTACCGGTAAGGGAAaaccccaaccctaaccctaaaaatcGCTTCCCAAATGGAATCGTGGAGCGTATGTTGGGAGAGGATCTGAACCTTGTTAATGGCGCCGAGGGAGGCGAGGAGCATCGCGGTGAGATCGAAtccagcggcggcggaggccgaggTGGAGCTGAGCCTCGGGCTCTCCGTCGGCGGCGTGGGGGGTGGcgctgcggcggcggtggaTCGGGCGGCGATGGAGGCTGCGGCGGCCAGATCGAGGGCGAGGGATAGGGAGGCGAGGGAGGCGGAGCCGATCTCCGGTGTGCGGCGGAGCGCCGCCACGGCGGCCCAATTCCCCCGCATCGGGTTCCTTCCGAACCCTAACGCGCCGGCGCCGTACGTGTTTTCCTACCCCTACCCCCATCTCCACCCCCACCAACAGGTGCAGTACATGCCAGTGTCGAACGGGTTCAGGTTCCAATACATGGCGCCGTGCTGgtctccggcgccggcgccggcagGCGTCGGGAACCCGGTGAACCTCTCCGCCGGAGAGGGGGGTTGCGCCGCCGCGTCGCCGGGGAGCTCGCCGCGGACGGGGAGTAGCTCGTCGGGTGTGTCGGATCAGCAAAGTGGGTCTGTTCGAGGTATGTTATGTATAACCTGCTCTGAGCTCTCTCACTGATGGACTTTTTCGTCGTCTTcgtcgttgttgttgttgttgtggtaaTCGCCTTTTCCCTCCACAACTCGGGGTTGAAATCGTAAAAACCCCGCCAACTTAATTGATTTGCATTTTGGCCCTATAAATGTATGTATACCAACTAACATTTggtgcccaaaaaaaaaaaagaggaaaaaatatatatatttatcaactGTGAAGCTGTTAGATTGAAATTGGGAAGAATCTTTTGGAACATTTGTTTGAATTTAGCCTAGCCCCTGATTCCTTTCCTGTTATATTATAGGCTCAAGCGATTGGAGCCACTCAAGGAGCAACTCAGGCATAAGCTTAACCGAAAACCGCAATTCGAGCGCTTCCCAATCCAGCTTGATGACGAACACCGCAACCACTGCCAACACCTCTGCTAACAGCGGCGAGCCCACGCCAGCTTCTAATGACAGCAAGCACGAGGACCCGCTCCTCCCGCGAATGCCGTGCGTGACGACGACCGGGAACGGGCCCAACGGGCGCACGGTCACGGGGTTCCTCTACCGCTACACCAAGTCGGAGGTCCGCATCCTGTGCGTCTGCCACGGCAAGTCCTTCTCCCCGGCCGAGTTTGTCGAGCATGCCGGCGGCACCGACGTCGCGCATCCGCTGCGCCGGATCGTGGTGGTGCCCTCCTAACACTTGACTTTGTGTTCTAGGAGTGTTGTTCTTCGTGGCCTTAATTTCTTTCTTctaaatttgtgtttttttaacttttgggtTGCATGCATGGGTGCAAGACTCAGATGAGTAGAGTTTAAGTTGTACATAATGTTTGATGATAGGAAGAAGCTAACAAAATGGCCCCTGAATGAATTTCCTTTCCATTTATGTTCTCTCCTTTGATTCAACCTTATAGGGCAACTTCGGTACCGCACCCGAAGCATTTGGAGGGTAAAAAGGGCTGCAACCACATGGACCAAACAAATTAAGCATCTTTGGAGCATTTTTGGTACATAGTTTTTTagcaaatagaaattttttatgaaaGTTTAAAAGTATTAAGTTTTAGTTTGACGCATTAATAAGAGAATTCAGAGTGTTCAGCAGGTCCAAGGATTTGcagctgaaaataaattttggtaaAACATAAACTAGTGGTTAAAATGAGAAGTCATGGTTGTTTTGGAAA
Coding sequences:
- the LOC109722405 gene encoding ninja-family protein Os03g0419100-like, which produces MAPREARSIAVRSNPAAAEAEVELSLGLSVGGVGGGAAAAVDRAAMEAAAARSRARDREAREAEPISGVRRSAATAAQFPRIGFLPNPNAPAPYVFSYPYPHLHPHQQVQYMPVSNGFRFQYMAPCWSPAPAPAGVGNPVNLSAGEGGCAAASPGSSPRTGSSSSGVSDQQSGSVRGSSDWSHSRSNSGISLTENRNSSASQSSLMTNTATTANTSANSGEPTPASNDSKHEDPLLPRMPCVTTTGNGPNGRTVTGFLYRYTKSEVRILCVCHGKSFSPAEFVEHAGGTDVAHPLRRIVVVPS